A genomic segment from uncultured Desulfuromonas sp. encodes:
- a CDS encoding HAMP domain-containing sensor histidine kinase yields the protein MKRSVGLRTEIIVSSGLLVGAALLFMAFVLLRLTESRLLDLSLKLHTEQTETLCLALEHLPESDMIHVIEQFASQHHLLSWSLVDRQMTALASSPNATVQEQSNRQLRYALLGQSPQVQIQFESVLSIWPELYADRYIEISSTIRPVETLYAFQVRYSLNDVFEHLLDLAKLSLFFCLGYGLILVFAAYQLLNPSVIRPITLLTQHAKAITDGNLSQRAPESGAREIHHLGTAFNRMVDSLQNSLEEQKHHYLRLQTAHQDLKEARQQLAHSERIASIGNLTSGIAHELGNPLSATIGYLELLKIRCHDEKNIDLIQRTINETHRMDQLIKDMLDFAAPDHSASPRSCDVAQTLKLSCDMLKQQGALKDRHLQQDWPEDSGIVSLPALKLQQVLVNLILNARDATETHGTISLSADKDGDYCIIKVCDDGHGIAQENIATIFDPFYTTKPPGAGRGLGLYVSYCLINDAHGKIQVSSTSGEGTCFTLSLPLIRTSES from the coding sequence ATGAAGCGCAGCGTCGGCTTACGAACTGAAATCATTGTCTCCAGCGGCTTATTGGTCGGCGCCGCATTGCTGTTTATGGCCTTTGTCTTACTGCGCCTGACCGAGAGCCGGTTACTGGACCTGTCCCTCAAGCTTCACACGGAGCAAACCGAAACACTCTGTCTAGCGCTTGAGCACTTGCCTGAATCCGACATGATTCACGTTATTGAGCAGTTTGCTTCTCAGCACCATCTTCTCAGCTGGTCGCTCGTCGATCGTCAGATGACAGCCCTCGCTTCATCTCCCAATGCCACCGTACAAGAGCAATCAAATCGTCAGCTTCGCTACGCTCTTCTTGGGCAATCCCCGCAGGTTCAGATTCAGTTTGAAAGTGTGCTAAGCATCTGGCCGGAACTTTATGCTGATCGCTATATTGAAATTTCATCGACGATTCGCCCCGTCGAAACACTGTATGCATTCCAGGTGCGCTATTCTCTTAATGACGTGTTCGAGCATTTACTTGATCTTGCTAAACTGTCGCTGTTCTTTTGTCTCGGCTATGGCCTGATTTTGGTTTTTGCGGCCTACCAGCTTCTAAACCCGTCCGTTATTCGTCCAATCACGTTACTGACACAACACGCCAAAGCAATTACGGACGGCAATCTCAGCCAACGTGCACCCGAATCCGGAGCACGTGAAATTCATCATTTGGGAACGGCCTTTAATCGCATGGTTGACAGTCTTCAAAACAGCCTGGAAGAGCAAAAGCATCACTATCTTCGACTCCAGACAGCCCACCAAGACTTAAAAGAAGCCCGGCAACAGCTTGCCCATTCTGAACGCATCGCGTCTATCGGCAACCTGACCTCCGGCATTGCCCACGAGTTGGGCAATCCACTCAGTGCAACAATCGGCTATCTTGAACTCCTTAAAATCCGTTGCCATGATGAGAAAAATATCGACCTGATCCAACGCACAATCAACGAAACCCACCGCATGGACCAGCTCATTAAGGACATGCTTGACTTTGCTGCCCCGGATCATTCTGCCAGTCCCAGAAGTTGTGATGTGGCCCAAACGCTCAAGCTTAGTTGTGACATGCTCAAACAACAGGGCGCTCTCAAGGACCGCCATCTTCAACAAGACTGGCCGGAGGATTCTGGAATCGTGTCCCTCCCCGCACTTAAGTTGCAACAGGTTTTGGTCAATCTTATCTTAAATGCGCGAGATGCTACGGAGACTCATGGTACGATTTCTTTATCGGCCGATAAAGATGGCGATTATTGTATTATTAAAGTCTGTGATGACGGACATGGAATCGCGCAGGAGAACATCGCAACAATTTTTGACCCATTCTACACCACCAAGCCACCTGGCGCGGGCAGAGGACTGGGACTTTATGTCAGCTATTGCCTTATCAACGATGCCCATGGGAAAATACAGGTATCGTCAACTTCCGGCGAAGGGACATGTTTTACCCTCTCACTTCCTCTCATCAGAACGTCTGAATCATGA
- the mce gene encoding methylmalonyl-CoA epimerase, producing MVKKINHIGVAVKSIEEAAPLYRDVYGMSDEGVEVVEEQKVRVAFFAVGESRIELLEPTSDDSPVARFMEKNGPGIHHIAYEVADVEAELARLADMGIRLVDTVPRCGAHETKIAFLHPKSSGGILTELCQVNH from the coding sequence ATGGTAAAGAAAATCAATCACATTGGCGTCGCTGTTAAAAGCATTGAAGAGGCAGCCCCTCTTTATCGTGACGTCTATGGCATGAGTGACGAAGGCGTTGAGGTTGTTGAAGAGCAAAAGGTGAGGGTCGCTTTTTTTGCCGTCGGTGAAAGCCGGATTGAGCTGCTTGAACCCACAAGTGATGATTCTCCTGTTGCCCGTTTTATGGAGAAAAACGGACCTGGAATTCATCATATCGCTTATGAGGTGGCCGATGTCGAAGCTGAGTTAGCCAGACTTGCTGACATGGGAATCCGCCTTGTTGACACTGTTCCGCGATGTGGTGCTCACGAGACAAAGATTGCTTTTCTACACCCTAAAAGTAGTGGCGGCATTTTAACAGAGTTGTGTCAAGTTAATCACTGA
- the radC gene encoding DNA repair protein RadC — protein MSDLRRIKDWPEGDRPREKLLQRGCETLSDAELLALVLRTGDAASNTSAVDQARTLLKRFEGLPQLARATTSELCTISGIGPAKSAELQAVFELARRLGDCALMPGCSFTDAHMVFQRYRNRFLRYNKEVFIALLLDAKNRLLKDVRISEGSLTASIVHPREVFTAVVRESAAGVLFVHNHPSGDPTPSREDISITSRLKTAGDVLGVRVLDHVIIGHDSYVSLAEQGLMDPS, from the coding sequence ATGTCGGACTTACGGCGGATCAAGGACTGGCCCGAAGGCGATCGCCCCCGGGAGAAGCTGTTGCAACGCGGCTGCGAAACTCTGAGTGATGCGGAGCTATTGGCCCTTGTGCTGCGTACCGGAGATGCCGCCAGCAATACCAGCGCCGTTGACCAGGCGCGCACACTGCTTAAGCGCTTTGAAGGTTTACCGCAGCTGGCTCGCGCGACCACCAGTGAGCTCTGTACCATCAGTGGCATCGGTCCGGCCAAGTCAGCCGAGTTGCAGGCAGTATTTGAACTGGCCCGTCGCCTGGGCGATTGCGCGTTGATGCCGGGCTGCTCCTTCACGGACGCCCACATGGTATTTCAGCGCTATCGCAACCGTTTTTTACGTTACAACAAAGAAGTCTTCATCGCGTTGCTTCTCGACGCAAAAAACCGCCTGCTCAAAGATGTACGCATTTCTGAAGGCAGCCTGACAGCAAGTATTGTTCATCCTCGCGAAGTATTCACTGCTGTTGTGCGCGAATCCGCTGCGGGCGTCCTATTTGTTCATAATCACCCATCCGGCGATCCAACCCCGAGTAGAGAGGATATCTCTATTACCTCTCGCCTCAAAACGGCTGGTGACGTACTTGGCGTTCGGGTTCTCGATCATGTGATTATCGGCCATGACAGTTACGTGAGCTTGGCCGAGCAGGGATTGATGGATCCCTCATGA
- the radA gene encoding DNA repair protein RadA produces MAQRKTKSIYTCSNCGYQSPKWMGKCPDCQQWNTLVEETVPSSRGKAHRVGDANAKALRLDEINSQDEPRKQCGISELDRVLGGGIVAGSFTLIGGDPGIGKSTLLLQAVDQLSRNRTTLYVTGEESCLQVKMRAERLGVKPEHLFLLAETALEAILDKVREVQPDFLIIDSIQTMFTTQIESAPGSVSQVRECAGQLMQQAKNGNLPTFIVGHVTKDGSIAGPRVLEHMVDTVLYFEGDPGHPYRILRAVKNRFGSTNEIGVFQMSDRGLREVKNPSEIFLAERPEDAPGSIVIPSVEGSRPILVELQALVSSAPYGTARRTAMGIDHNRVSLLVAVLEKKVGMSLLSHDIFVNVAGGVKIDEPAADLGILAALASSHLNKSVPRRTVVFGEIGLAGEIRAVSQPELRIKEAARLGFERCLLPASNSKNIEAPSGLTLYPVQTAQDALEQLFES; encoded by the coding sequence ATGGCTCAACGAAAAACCAAAAGCATTTATACCTGCAGTAACTGCGGCTACCAGAGTCCGAAATGGATGGGCAAATGTCCGGATTGCCAACAATGGAATACCCTGGTTGAAGAAACTGTTCCGTCGTCACGGGGTAAAGCCCATCGCGTTGGTGATGCGAACGCCAAGGCCTTACGCCTTGATGAGATCAACTCCCAGGATGAACCGCGCAAACAATGTGGTATCTCCGAATTGGACCGGGTGCTTGGTGGCGGTATCGTGGCCGGTTCTTTCACGTTGATCGGCGGAGACCCGGGCATCGGTAAATCGACATTGCTGCTACAGGCCGTCGATCAACTGTCACGCAACAGGACAACCCTGTATGTCACGGGAGAGGAATCCTGTCTGCAGGTGAAAATGCGCGCCGAACGCCTCGGCGTCAAACCCGAACATCTTTTTCTTCTGGCGGAAACAGCTCTGGAGGCCATTCTTGACAAGGTCCGGGAAGTTCAACCGGACTTCCTCATCATCGATTCGATCCAGACCATGTTTACCACCCAGATTGAATCGGCTCCGGGCAGCGTCAGCCAGGTGCGTGAATGTGCCGGCCAACTGATGCAGCAAGCTAAAAACGGCAACCTGCCCACGTTCATTGTCGGCCACGTCACCAAGGACGGCAGTATTGCCGGGCCACGTGTCCTCGAACACATGGTGGATACCGTACTCTATTTTGAAGGGGATCCGGGACACCCGTATCGTATCCTGCGCGCAGTCAAGAATCGCTTCGGCTCGACCAATGAGATCGGTGTCTTCCAGATGAGTGATCGCGGCCTGCGTGAGGTGAAAAACCCTTCAGAGATCTTTCTCGCCGAACGCCCGGAAGATGCGCCTGGGAGCATTGTCATCCCCTCGGTGGAGGGCAGTCGGCCGATTCTGGTTGAACTGCAGGCTTTGGTTTCCAGTGCCCCCTACGGCACAGCACGCCGCACGGCGATGGGCATCGATCACAATCGCGTTTCACTGTTGGTGGCCGTATTGGAGAAAAAAGTCGGCATGTCCCTGCTCAGTCACGACATTTTTGTCAATGTGGCCGGAGGTGTTAAAATTGATGAGCCCGCAGCGGACTTGGGTATATTGGCCGCCTTGGCCTCAAGTCATTTGAATAAAAGTGTCCCACGACGCACCGTGGTGTTTGGTGAAATCGGCCTGGCCGGAGAGATTCGTGCCGTATCCCAACCGGAGTTGCGTATCAAGGAGGCAGCGCGGCTCGGTTTCGAACGTTGCCTGCTGCCAGCCAGTAACAGTAAAAATATTGAGGCCCCCTCCGGATTGACGCTCTATCCGGTACAAACCGCTCAGGATGCCCTGGAGCAGTTATTTGAGAGCTAA
- a CDS encoding prepilin-type N-terminal cleavage/methylation domain-containing protein, with amino-acid sequence MKKNTGFTLIEVLVALAVTSIILSGAYMAFNSQQKTTTAQTNVSDMQLNLRAALDFISRDIRLAGCNPGKHDLGSTPASFGILDIGIKDTTSNMTLGNNYLDTGASYIRLSWDKNADGKIDYPGEITDYSLVDSTTITPGTTDLFMRNPQQTKVTEGGTKDVLASNIIAFGLAYAYDNNDDGELELDGGAIRWVVAPNGETGNWQSLNTTTGVLTDLGAGNSVDLDNIRAVRIWLLAESEAGDPNYRDTNTYIVGPHVVDSTDYRPTHRHRLLERSVFSRNLGLEVLTQ; translated from the coding sequence ATGAAAAAAAACACTGGTTTCACTTTAATTGAAGTCCTCGTTGCTCTTGCCGTGACATCGATTATTTTGTCTGGGGCCTATATGGCATTTAACTCCCAGCAAAAAACGACAACAGCACAGACCAATGTCAGCGACATGCAGCTCAACTTGAGAGCCGCTCTTGATTTCATTTCGCGCGACATTCGCCTTGCGGGCTGCAATCCGGGCAAACATGATCTGGGTTCAACACCGGCATCCTTTGGCATTCTGGATATCGGCATCAAAGACACGACGTCAAACATGACACTGGGCAATAATTATCTCGATACTGGAGCCAGCTACATCCGCCTGTCATGGGATAAAAATGCCGATGGAAAAATCGACTATCCGGGAGAGATTACCGATTACTCTCTGGTGGACAGCACCACAATCACTCCGGGCACAACCGATCTGTTCATGAGGAATCCACAGCAAACAAAGGTTACAGAAGGTGGGACTAAAGATGTCTTGGCGAGCAATATCATCGCCTTCGGTCTCGCTTATGCCTATGACAATAACGACGACGGCGAACTAGAGCTGGATGGTGGAGCCATCCGTTGGGTTGTTGCACCTAACGGAGAAACCGGCAACTGGCAAAGCCTGAATACAACAACTGGAGTATTAACCGATCTTGGCGCCGGAAACAGCGTTGATCTGGATAATATTCGCGCAGTTCGAATTTGGCTGTTGGCTGAATCTGAAGCGGGTGACCCAAACTACCGCGACACTAACACCTATATTGTCGGGCCGCATGTTGTCGATTCAACCGATTACCGGCCAACACACCGTCATCGGCTTCTGGAACGTTCTGTATTTAGCCGCAACCTGGGATTGGAGGTGCTGACGCAATGA
- a CDS encoding sigma-54 dependent transcriptional regulator, with the protein MIDKCLILIIDDESAMRHLLRTILEEEHYTVDEAQDGQQALDKITEHPYDLVLCDIRMPVLGGIDFLEQALRKRPDLTVIMMSAYGSLETAIDCMKHGAYDYIAKPFRPDEIVLTLRKALERLRLQQENITLRSQLRNSETIPQIIGDSPAIKHLLQQIETLAAVDSPVLVLGETGTGKELVARALHDQSPRRMRPFVAVNCSAISPHLVESELFGHRKGAFTGATSTHDGLFAAANGGTLFLDEIGELPLEFQPKLLRVLQENEIRPVGATKPTKVNVRIVAATARNLKEAVKRGTFREDLFYRLAVVELEIPPLRSRPEDIDLLCHYFINNAAKQNHRPVPQLTTSFLSRLKNYDWPGNIRELKSTLERSMIFQQGSELTCRDLPAELSTDDDHSHTPGENDDLSLKKAIEDLERSYIQKALERCNGNRTLAAQQLEISLRALHYKIKSYHL; encoded by the coding sequence ATGATTGATAAATGTCTTATCCTCATCATTGATGACGAATCAGCCATGCGCCATCTTTTGCGCACGATTCTCGAAGAGGAACATTACACCGTTGATGAGGCTCAGGACGGTCAGCAAGCCCTGGATAAAATCACCGAGCATCCTTACGACCTTGTCTTGTGTGATATCCGTATGCCTGTCTTAGGCGGAATCGACTTCCTTGAACAGGCGCTACGAAAAAGACCCGATCTCACGGTAATCATGATGAGTGCGTACGGTTCTCTGGAAACCGCAATTGACTGCATGAAACATGGCGCGTATGACTACATTGCAAAACCATTTCGCCCTGATGAAATCGTTCTGACACTTCGTAAAGCCCTTGAACGCTTGCGATTACAGCAAGAGAACATAACCTTGCGTTCTCAGCTCCGCAACAGTGAAACGATCCCACAAATCATTGGCGACAGTCCGGCAATCAAGCACCTTCTGCAGCAGATTGAGACTCTCGCAGCTGTCGATTCACCGGTTCTGGTCTTAGGTGAAACCGGCACCGGAAAAGAACTGGTCGCCCGAGCATTGCACGATCAAAGTCCGCGTCGGATGCGCCCTTTTGTTGCGGTCAACTGCAGCGCAATTTCTCCCCACTTGGTTGAAAGTGAGCTTTTCGGCCACCGCAAAGGGGCCTTTACCGGAGCAACCTCGACCCATGATGGCTTATTTGCGGCTGCAAACGGAGGCACTCTTTTTCTCGATGAAATCGGCGAATTGCCGTTGGAATTTCAGCCCAAGCTGCTCCGTGTTCTGCAGGAAAATGAAATCCGCCCGGTCGGCGCAACAAAACCAACCAAGGTCAACGTCAGAATTGTTGCGGCAACAGCCCGAAATTTAAAAGAAGCGGTGAAACGGGGAACCTTTCGCGAAGATTTATTCTATCGCCTGGCCGTCGTAGAGCTTGAAATTCCTCCATTACGCTCCCGGCCGGAAGACATTGATCTGCTCTGTCATTATTTCATCAACAACGCGGCCAAGCAAAATCATCGTCCCGTCCCGCAGCTGACAACATCGTTTTTGTCCCGTTTGAAAAATTATGACTGGCCGGGCAACATCCGTGAACTGAAAAGCACGTTAGAGCGCAGCATGATCTTTCAACAAGGATCAGAACTGACTTGCCGTGACTTACCGGCAGAGCTCTCTACAGACGATGATCATTCTCACACTCCCGGCGAAAATGACGACCTTTCGCTGAAAAAGGCGATTGAGGACTTGGAACGTTCGTACATCCAGAAAGCACTTGAGCGATGCAATGGCAACCGCACTCTGGCGGCCCAACAACTCGAAATCAGCTTGCGAGCACTTCATTACAAGATTAAATCCTATCATCTTTAA
- a CDS encoding GspH/FimT family pseudopilin, whose translation MRYYSSGFTLLELLITLGILTVCLVVALPNLAPCLTANKVKSDARDLHNLFATTRMEAIRRNQSVTLIFNRNQYQITAFLDRNNSCELDAGQDAILWKKNFSAALFDETKSDGDGLTFKNNDNGYPCLRWDSRGLPHCNSGGFGAGTAYLYRQSQRYSVVVSKTGKVRLCDY comes from the coding sequence ATGCGCTACTATTCTTCCGGTTTTACACTTTTAGAACTCCTCATCACGCTTGGCATTCTGACAGTCTGCCTGGTTGTTGCATTGCCAAATCTCGCTCCTTGTCTGACTGCAAACAAGGTCAAGAGTGATGCACGTGATTTACACAATCTCTTCGCCACGACCCGGATGGAGGCCATACGCCGTAATCAATCTGTCACATTGATCTTCAACCGCAACCAGTACCAGATCACAGCGTTTCTCGACAGAAACAATTCGTGCGAACTTGATGCGGGGCAGGATGCCATCCTGTGGAAAAAGAATTTTTCCGCTGCGTTATTCGATGAAACAAAGTCGGATGGAGACGGACTGACATTTAAAAACAACGACAATGGCTATCCCTGTTTGCGCTGGGATTCGAGAGGGTTGCCCCATTGCAACAGTGGTGGCTTCGGTGCCGGGACCGCCTACTTGTATCGTCAAAGCCAACGCTACAGTGTCGTTGTTTCCAAAACGGGCAAAGTTCGTCTCTGCGACTATTAG
- a CDS encoding GspH/FimT family pseudopilin, whose translation MPQPDQRGFTILELVVVIAIIAVAAAVALPKLMDIGKSNQVKSATRQIKDQLALARGEAIRQNNPVVVAFDSKKITVDGKDIPLEIDNLTAKHKTGVDADDNDVYAELTSFQWDGRGYPSTVGGSFGDLNKVNITITGKDSTVFSIFISPSGGIDISKED comes from the coding sequence ATGCCACAGCCTGACCAGAGAGGATTTACAATCCTTGAGCTCGTTGTCGTTATCGCCATTATCGCTGTTGCCGCCGCAGTTGCCCTTCCCAAACTGATGGACATTGGCAAGAGCAATCAGGTCAAATCTGCGACCCGCCAGATCAAAGATCAGCTGGCGCTGGCACGGGGTGAGGCCATCAGGCAGAACAATCCGGTTGTCGTCGCTTTCGACTCTAAAAAAATTACGGTCGACGGCAAAGACATTCCTCTTGAAATCGACAATCTGACAGCAAAACATAAAACCGGCGTAGACGCTGACGACAATGATGTTTATGCCGAACTCACGTCGTTCCAATGGGACGGCCGTGGCTATCCGTCGACCGTTGGAGGCAGCTTTGGGGACCTGAACAAAGTAAATATCACCATTACCGGTAAAGACAGCACGGTATTCTCTATTTTCATTTCCCCATCAGGCGGCATTGATATCAGCAAAGAGGACTGA
- a CDS encoding pilus assembly PilX N-terminal domain-containing protein, with protein sequence MMKNFSSEKGFALIVALLMLFVAAVLGIMVMNSSDVGIQLSGAQQRYEQAFTISEGASNTEGTILDKDLTVDYSGETYTRRYVVTDPGRRNHVVSPEVGHAAFNPYSDITTVPDAGTSAVADDIETWPADRLAADTDDQAYRYYALYQNWDTVRKGYDSTTKGEMCEYRFQLQAANWNTATQSSNTAIETGNYRIGTKPTN encoded by the coding sequence ATGATGAAAAACTTTTCCAGTGAAAAGGGCTTTGCCCTGATTGTCGCGTTGCTAATGCTCTTTGTCGCCGCCGTTTTAGGCATTATGGTGATGAACTCCTCGGATGTCGGCATCCAGCTCTCCGGTGCACAGCAACGCTACGAGCAGGCCTTTACAATCTCGGAAGGCGCTTCAAATACAGAAGGGACCATCCTTGATAAAGACCTCACCGTCGATTACAGCGGAGAGACCTATACCCGCAGATATGTTGTCACAGACCCAGGGCGAAGAAACCATGTCGTGAGCCCTGAAGTTGGCCATGCTGCTTTTAATCCCTACAGTGACATCACCACGGTGCCTGACGCCGGCACATCGGCTGTTGCCGACGACATAGAAACATGGCCGGCAGACCGACTGGCTGCCGACACGGATGATCAGGCCTACCGTTATTATGCTCTTTATCAAAACTGGGACACCGTGCGTAAAGGTTATGACTCTACGACCAAAGGTGAGATGTGTGAATATCGCTTCCAACTTCAGGCGGCGAACTGGAACACAGCGACACAGTCTTCCAATACGGCAATAGAGACCGGGAACTACCGCATCGGCACCAAGCCAACCAACTGA
- a CDS encoding prepilin-type N-terminal cleavage/methylation domain-containing protein, with amino-acid sequence MRQDLANNHGFSLIEALIAIVVISVGLLALGTMQIGAMKANTLAQSRTIAVSLAQSQLDFLRTLPFDNALLEDSDDSNTLDAGFENGNTPDNSISDVSGPNGEIFQIFWNIQEETPVSDTRTIRLYVTWEDQKFGPSKVILTSVLGGGFYL; translated from the coding sequence ATGAGACAGGACTTAGCAAACAACCACGGCTTCTCTTTGATTGAAGCACTGATCGCCATTGTTGTGATCAGTGTAGGACTGCTGGCTCTAGGCACCATGCAAATCGGGGCCATGAAAGCCAACACGTTGGCACAATCCCGAACCATTGCGGTCTCACTCGCGCAAAGCCAGCTGGACTTTTTACGAACACTGCCATTCGACAACGCATTACTCGAAGACAGCGATGACAGCAACACTCTCGATGCCGGATTTGAAAATGGCAATACGCCTGACAACTCCATATCGGATGTCTCCGGCCCAAACGGTGAGATCTTTCAGATTTTCTGGAACATTCAGGAAGAAACCCCTGTGTCCGATACACGCACCATTCGCTTATACGTCACATGGGAGGATCAGAAATTCGGTCCCAGCAAAGTCATTCTCACCTCAGTACTTGGAGGAGGGTTCTATTTATGA